A region of Phalacrocorax carbo chromosome 7, bPhaCar2.1, whole genome shotgun sequence DNA encodes the following proteins:
- the COMMD4 gene encoding COMM domain-containing protein 4 — MRFRFCGDLDCPDWVLAEISTLAKISSVKLKLICAQVLRDLLGDAIEYEKILKLTSDAKLESGDVKATIAVLSFILSSAAKHNVDSESLSSELQQLGLPKEHASGLCRSYEEKQSSLQDSLRACSLRLSQLGSVRWRVDYTLSSSELREVNEPLVHLVFNLRDGERGGMAAVPIAISADKFRVLLAELKQAQALMNTLL; from the exons Atg CGGTTCCGCTTCTGCGGGGACCTGGATTGCCCCGACTGGGTCCTGGCCGAGATCAGCACCCTGGCCAAAATC TCCTCGGTGAAGCTGAAGCTGATCTGCGCCCAGGTGCTGCGGGACCTGCTGGGGGATGCCATCGAG TATGAGAAGATCCTGAAGCTGACCTCGGATGCCAAGCTAG AGTCAGGGGACGTGAAGGCAACCATTGCCGTCCTCAGCTTCATCCTCTCCAGCGCCGCCAAGCACAACGTGGACAGCGAGTCCCTGTCGAgcgagctgcagcagctgggactGCCCAAGG AACATGCCAGCGGGTTGTGCCGGTCCTACGAGGAGAAGCAGAGCTCCCTCCAGGACAGCCTCAGGGCCTGCAGCCTGAGAC TGAGCCAGCTGGGCTCGGTGCGCTGGCGGGTGGATTACACCCTCAGCTCCAGTGAGCTGCGGGAGGTCAACGAGCCCCTCGTGCACCTGGTCTTCAACCTGCGGGACGGGGAGCGTGGGGGGATGGCGGCTGTCCCCATTGCCATCTCGGCTGACAAGTTccgggtgctgctggcag AGCTGAAGCAGGCCCAGGCCCTGATGAACACCCTTCTCTGA